In Phaseolus vulgaris cultivar G19833 chromosome 10, P. vulgaris v2.0, whole genome shotgun sequence, a single genomic region encodes these proteins:
- the LOC137819305 gene encoding uncharacterized protein translates to MSLMNPRTEKLVRRLTIVTTVTASYFLLTADYGPQPNALDPIKKQLLSAQSTVKEYILGSKIESQENQVGKLDSNKDQP, encoded by the exons ATGAGTCTGATGAATCCAAGAACAGAGAAACTGGTGAGAAGGCTAACGATTGTGACCACTGTTACTGCTTCCTATTTTCTCCTAACTGCTGACTATGGCCCTCAACCCAATGCTCTCGACCCT ATTAAGAAGCAATTACTTTCTGCACAGAGCACGGTGAAAGAGTATATTTTGGGATCAAAGATAGAATCTCAAGAAAACCAGGTGGGCAAATTGGACAGCAACAAGGATCAACCATAA
- the LOC137819021 gene encoding riboflavin biosynthesis protein PYRD, chloroplastic: MQALRFDCTIQVPRFSSTTTPPNFASFLPTLSPSKAGTRLCLTFGCGLYKPLRKTRWDGFGVQCATSNGESGDGFYIRRCVELARKAVGYTSPNPLVGCVIVKDGVVVGEGYHPRAGQPHAEVFALRDAGDLAQSATAYVSLEPCNHFGRTPPCTEALIKAKVKKVVVGMVDPNPIVAFKGVERLRDAGIEVVVGVEEELCKSLNEPYIHRMLTGKPLLTLRYSLSVNGNFLDLLGNGVTDCGGYYSRLLQEYDAVIISSSFFTENFKVPSSQEPGANQPILIITHKDPNSLNQIPPSINDITGKMIIFTENKAGAAPEVSLQGIETVALDQINLDVIMDYCNRQGLCSALLDIRGSFSEFEELVKEGIKKNYINKFITEILPVWNKRPEPDPLQALKSLEQGVKVLNLKSKASDQSVVIEGYFKSE, encoded by the exons ATGCAAGCACTACGTTTTGATTGCACTATTCAGGTGCCCAGATTCTCAAGTACTACAACTCCTCCAAATTTTGCATCTTTTTTGCCCACCCTGAGTCCCTCCAAGGCTGGAACTAGATTGTGTTTGACTTTTGGTTGTGGGCTTTACAAACCCCTCAGGAAGACTAGGTGGGATGGGTTTGGGGTGCAGTGTGCAACCTCCAATGGAGAAAGTGGTGATGGGTTTTACATAAGAAGATGTGTGGAGCTTGCAAGGAAGGCTGTTGGGTATACCAGCCCCAATCCATTGGTGGGGTGTGTTATTGTAAAGGATGGGGTAGTTGTTGGTGAAGGGTACCACCCTAGAGCAGGGCAACCTCATGCTGAG GTGTTTGCTCTGAGAGATGCTGGTGATTTGGCACAAAGTGCAACTGCTTATGTGAGCTTGGAACCTTGTAATCATTTTGGTAGGACTCCACCTTGTACTGAAGCTCTAATTAAAGCCAAAGTGAAAAAGGTTGTTGTTGGCATGGTGGATCCAAATCCCATCGTCGCCTTCAAAGGGGTGGAAAGATTGAGAGATGCAGGAATTGAAGTTGTTGTGGGTGTAGAGGAAGAGTTGTGCAAGAGCCTCAATGAGCCTTACATTCATCGCATGCTGACGGGAAAGCCTTTACTTACTTTGAG ATATTCTCTTTCTGTCAATGGAAACTTTTTGGACTTACTTGGGAATGGTGTTACAGACTGTGGTGGTTACTATTCAAGGCTATTACAGGAATATGATGCAGTGATAAtctcttcttcctttttcacTGAAAATTTTAAAGTACCTTCATCTCAAGAACCTGGAGCCAACCAACCAATTCTGATTATAACACATAAGGATCCTAATTCTTTAAATCAAATTCCACCATCCATCAATGACATTACGGGCAAAATGATAATCTTTACAGAAAATAAAGCAGGAGCAGCTCCAGAAGTGTCTCTACAAGGAATTGAAACTGTAGCTCTGGATCAAATAAATCTGGATGTGATAATGGATTATTGTAACCGTCAAGGATTGTGCAGTGCTCTGTTAGATATTAGGGGGAGTTTCAGTGAGTTTGAAGAGCTTGTTAAGGAGGGTATCAAGAAGaactatattaataaatttatcacAGAAATTTTGCCTGTTTGGAACAAACGTCCTGAGCCAGATCCTCTACAGGCATTGAAGAGCTTAGAGCAAGGAGTGAAAGTGCTAAATTTGAAGTCCAAGGCCTCTGATCAGAGTGTTGTAATTGAGGGATATTTTAAATCTGAGTAA
- the LOC137819166 gene encoding voltage-dependent chloride channel 1, chloroplastic-like, translating to MYHQPRTQQPKPTTFFSSLFCPKCPLNHNLLLVPSKPNKKPTISASLPPGPTSGPAQALISLLRSIPDWADTVQERGMQKKRSLYTHPNWRDHRSSLRHLRHLVSSLSSRVILSLVPPVLFFTAFAAAIASYNQALILHILPDFLPLLHSSSLPYQLTAPALALLLVFRTEASYARFVEGKKAWTNVIAGTHDFARQAAAFLDDVDNVEFSVKHALLKYIIAFPIALKCYVLYGSDIRRDLQHLLEVEDLAVVMNSKHQPRCIIEFISQTIRLLKLEESRRNVLESKISSFHEGIGICEQLMGIPIPLSYTRLTSRFLVLWHLTLPIILWDDCHWIVVPATFISAASLFCIEEVGVLIEEPFPMLALDELCQKAQNDIQEAIATGNLIQARFVAKQNSHSEEHSPNGWPNS from the exons ATGTACCACCAACCCAGAACCCAACAACCCAAACCCACaaccttcttctcttctctcttctGTCCAAAATGCCCTCTCAACCACAATCTCCTTCTTGTCCCTTCCAAGCCCAACAAAAAGCCCACCATCTCGGCCTCCCTGCCTCCCGGGCCCACCTCCGGGCCCGCCCAGGCCCTAATCTCCCTCCTCCGCTCCATTCCGGACTGGGCCGACACGGTGCAGGAGCGCGGCATGCAGAAGAAGCGCTCCCTCTACACCCACCCCAACTGGCGCGACCACCGCAGCTCCCTCCGCCACCTCCGTCACCTCGTCTCCAGCCTCTCCTCCCGCGTCATCCTCTCCCTCGTCCCCCCCGTACTCTTCTTCACCGCCTTCGCCGCCGCCATCGCCTCCTACAACCAAGCCCTAATCCTCCACATCCTCCCCGACTTTCTCCCCCTCCTCCACTCCTCCTCCCTCCCCTACCAGCTCACCGCCCCTGCACTCGCCCTCCTCCTCGTCTTCCGCACCGAAGCCTCCTACGCCCGCTTCGTCGAGGGCAAGAAGGCCTGGACCAACGTCATCGCCGGAACCCACGATTTCGCCAGGCAAGCCGCCGCCTTCCTGGACGACGTCGATAACGTCGAGTTCTCCGTCAAGCACGCGCTCTTGAAGTACATCATCGCCTTCCCCATTGCGCTTAAG TGCTACGTGCTGTATGGTTCGGATATTAGGAGAGATCTTCAGCATTTGCTGGAAGTGGAAGATCTAGCAGTGGTCATGAATTCGAAGCACCAGCCTCGATGCATTATTGAGTTTATATCGCAGACCATTCGGTTGTTGAAATTGGAGGAGTCTAGAAGAAATGTCCTG GAATCAAAGATCTCTTCTTTCCATGAAGGAATTGGCATATGTGAACAACTTATGGGCATTCCCATTCCATTATCATATACTCGCTTGACGTCAAGGTTTCTTGTCCTGTGGCATCTGACACTTCCTATCATACTTTGGGACGATTGTCATTGGATTGTGGTTCCTGCAACCTTTATTAGCGCCGCCTCTTTGTTTTGCATTGAAGAA GTTGGAGTTCTCATTGAGGAGCCATTTCCAATGCTTGCACTTGATGAACTATGCCAAAAAGCACAGAATGACATCCAAGAAGCAATTGCAACCGGAAATTTAATTCAAGCACGCTTTGTTGCAAAGCAAAATAGCCACTCTGAAGAGCATTCACCAAATGGCTGGCCCAACTCCTAA